GAGCAAAGGAGCTGGCGCATCGCGCTCACGCCGGTCAGGTGGACAAGGCTGGCAAGCCATACATCGAGCATGTGGCTCGGGTTGCGGCGCGTGTCCGCGAGGACCGCATGTGCGCCAACGAAGACTGCAACGGCCGTGGAGAGGTCGTGGATTGGGGCAGTGTGGGCTGTGGAGACCCATCATGCTGCTCGCCTTGGAGATCGCCTTGCCCTGACTGCGAGGTGGCTGAGGCCGCCGCGTGGCTGCATGACGTAATTGAGGACGCGGCATGCGATGAGCAGAGCCGGATTGGCCACCACGTCGAGGACAACTTCCCGGTCACTGTGGTCAACGCGGTTCTTGCCTTGACCAAATTCGAAGGCTACCCCGAAAGCAACTACTACGCCGACATCCGAGAAGATGAAATCGCCATGCGAGTGAAGCTTGCCGACATCGCCGACAACAGCGATGAGGCGCGTTTGGCGCTGCTCGACAAGCAGACCGCTGATCGCCTGCGAAAGAAGTACAGGAAGGCGCTAAGGGAGCTGGGAGTTTCCGTGCCATGACCTGGACCCGTCCCACCGCCGACACGATCGAATGCCCGCCTTGGTCCATCCGCAAGGGCTGGTTCCTCACTGGGACGTGCTACCGGCTGTTCCGTACCAACCGACTAATCGCGATCTGCCCCACAGCAGAGAGCGCCATGCAACGTGCTGAGAGGGCATCCCCATGACCAAGCACATCCTCAACAGCGAAGTCAGCCTCCAGTCCTTCATCGGCGGCGTGCGCGAGCTGTGGCACTCGCGCCGGTATCTGGAAGTCAACGTCAAGGAAGGGAAGGGCAGGAGCGTCGAGCAGAACGCAGTGCTGCATGGCTGGTTCGGTCAAGTGGCGCGGGAGCTGCGACAGGATGATCCGCGAGGCGTGAAGCGCTTCTGCAAGCTGCACTTCGGTGTGCCGATTCTGCGTGCCGAGGATGAGGACTTCCGGGCCGCCTACGACCGCGTGATCAAGCCGCTGGTCTACGAGGACAAGCTCGTGGCGATGGACATCCTGCCGGTCACGTCCGTGATGACCACGATCCAGCTCGACCGGTGCATGACCGACATCCAGGACCACTTCCGCAAGCAAGGGGTGGAGTTGCTCTACCCGAAAGAGCGAGAGGCTGCATGATCAGAGATCTTTTGAATCTCCCGAAACTCCGCAGCGAGCCCTACCTAGAGTGGGTGCGCTCGCTTCCGTGCTGCGGCTGCGGCATCGTCGGTCGAAATCACGCGCACCACAGCATCGCGGACCGCCATGGCAGCAGCAAGCACAGCGACCTGGCGGCGATGCCGCTGTGCCCTGCGTGTCACGCCTGCTTGCACGCTGGTTGGCCGGATTGGGAGGACGAGTACGGCGCCCAGTGGCTGCACGTCTTCCGCACGCTGGACCGCGCTGCGTCCATGGGCGTGCTGACGGTAGATGCGAAGGCGGCAAGGGAGTTGTCATGAGGAAAGCAATTATTTCCCTGATCTCCATCCTTGCTGCTTACCTGCTTGGCTATGCAGCCGTGTGGCTAATTCATGGACCCGCCTGGGCCTGCATGTTGGGCGGATGGATGATGGTCTCGCTGAGTAGGTCCGGATCATGACCAACCTCAACACCATGTTTGCCGTGCTGGAGGAGCTGCCGCCCGGCAAGTTCACGACCGGCGACTACGTGCGCATGCGTCGCCGGCTGTTTGGGCGCAGTGCTGACGTTGGGACGCCTGCGCGCGAGCTGGACCGGGCTGTGGCCGAGGGCTATCTGTCCGTGGACGGCGGCGTGTACGAGGAAAGGAGGACGAAGTGAGGGGCCGGCACAGTGCGATGGCGCTCGGCCGGCTCAAGGCTGGCGCGATGAACAAGACTGAGGCGGCCTACGCCGCGAGCCTGGAACTGCGCAAGGCGGCCGGCGAGGTGGCCTGGTATCGCTTCGAGGGCGTCAAGCTGAGACTGGCCGACAACACGTTCTATACCCCCGACTTCGCTGTGATGCTGGCAGACGGCCGCATGCAGATGCACGAGGTCAAGGGGTTCTGGCAAGACGACGCGCGGGCAAAGATCAAGATAGCCGCAGAAATGTACCCGTTCGACTTCCTGGCCGTAAAGGCGACAGCGAAGCGGGACGGGGGTGGCTGGGCAGTGGAGCACTTCTGATGGCCAGTGCATCGCAATTGCAACGCGAGGCCGCGCTCATGCGGCGGGAAATCAAACTCAGGAAACGAGAGGGGGTGAGCCGTGGGTGAGATCGAGAACAACGCAACGCCGTTCCGTCAGTACTACTCACCGCGGCCGCTGCTGACGGTGGACCCGGATGACCTGCTCGGAGCCGCTGAGGCGGTGCAGGGCAGGCTCAAGCGGCTGTACAACGACCGTAGGTGCGGAGCGTGGCTGTTCGTCGCCGTCGACACGCTGGAGGCCTGGGTGATCCCAGAGACCCACACCTCCATGCCCTCCATCGAGCGTGACCTGGCGCGCGGGGTGTGGGGGCAGCGCCTTGTAGGACACTACCGTCGGGACGAGGACAAGGGCATCTATCCGAGGCCTGAGGCAATCGCCGAAGCGATCGCAGCCCACCTGGAGCTGCCTTTCGCCACAGCAGCTGCTCGACGTGACATCACGGCCGACACGATTTTGCAGGCCCTGGCTGAGCAGGCACGCGTTCCCGCCGATCAGCTGGCCCAGTACCCGGCGCTCTACCAGATCGCCCATGCCATCGCGGCCTCCCTTCGGGGGCGGGTGCTATTGCCGTTGACGCCTCCGGCCGAACAGGCAGCGTGAGGCAATGGATAGCCGCCTGCACGAAGCCGCCAAGCACCTGGCCCTGGAGTTCTCGTTGAGCCGGGCCGAGGCGCAGCGCGACCTCACGCCCATGGTGCTGGAGGGGTTGGTGGCCCACGGCCTGGCATTCGAGCGGAATGGCCGGGTGGCACTGACGGCGCTGGGCGGCCGCGTTCTGGCTGAGGCAGCCCGATGACTTGGCTCTGGCGTGACATTGGATGCACTAGTGCCGGGATAAAGCCCCGCATGAGGTTTCACCGGCTTCCGCGTTGGTGGGATTACACGATGCACGCCAACTGCGAGGCGTGGTTCATCCATCACCAGATTCGCGCCAACCCTGGGCGCCAGTACAGGGGCGACAAGCGCATGAGTGTCGACGAACCTGCGCAGCCCGAGAGCGGTTTGCCACGTCGTGGCGGCTTGGCCGGTTGCAGCCGGCCGGGTGACATTTCTTGCCGTGGGATCGGGCGCTTCTTTCCCAAGCGGAGCCGAAGCTAATGGCAGCCGCCCGGCAGATATTGGATCAATATGGGCTTGAGGCCGTCTGCGAGGACATCGGTCGCGGTACGTCTATGACAGCCATCGCCCAAGAGCGTGGCGTTTCGATTGGGTCGCTTCTGACGTGGGTTGAGGCCGATCCTGAGCGTTCCGCGCGCGTGCGCGAGGCGAGATCGGCAATGGCCCGATACTGGGATGAGAAGGCCGAGGCTGGAATCGAGTCCGCCGAGGACGAGTTCGCCCTGAAAAAGGCCAAGGAGTTGTCCCATCACTACCGGTGGCGGGCCTCGAAGATCGCGCCGAGGGAGTACGGCGACAAGGTCCAACACTCCAGCGACCCGGACAACCCGTTGCCGGCACCGCAGTGGATCGTCAACCCGGTGGCCCCGAGGGGAGAGTAGTGGCCCCCTCGCTCCGGCCGCAGGTCAACCTGCAGCTGCCCGTCAAGCTCCTGCCGATCCTCCAGCCCAAGCGCTTCAAGGTCATGCACGGGGGGCGGGGTGGGGCCAAGTCCCACACAGTCGCTCAGGTGCTGCTGATGATGTCGATGCAGCGCCAGTTGCGCATCCTCTGCGTGCGCGAGGTGCAGAAATCCCTGAAAGAGTCGTCCATGCAGGTGCTGAAGGACTACATCGGCCGGCTGGGGCTGGAGTCCTACTTCGAAGTGCTGAAAACGGAGATCCGCTGCCTCACGACAGGATCCACGTTCAGCTTCTCTGGCCTGAAGGACCACACCGCAGACAGCATCAAGTCTTGGGAGGGTGCGGACATCGTCTGGGTCGAGGAGGCGCATAGCGTCACGGCTAGGTCGTGGAACATCCTGATTCCCACAATCCGCAAGGCGGGGTCAGAGGTCTGGATCACCTTCAACCCGGACCAGGAAGACGATTACGTCTACGATCGCTTCATCAAGCAGCAGGACCAGAACGCCTGGGTGTGCGAGATCAACTGGCGTGACAACCCGTGGTTCGGGTCAGAGATGGACGAGGAGCGGCGCACGCTCCAGGCAATCAATGACGACCTCTACCAGCACGTCTGGGAGGGTAGGTGCCGCAGCGTGGCGGGCCTCCTGTTCAAACGCCCGTGGCTGAAGAGGTTTGATCTGGCTAGCCAACCCGAGACGCTGAACAAGTACATCGCCAGCGACTATGCCGGCGGGCCCGACCCAAACAATCCCGACAGCGATCCGGACTACACAGAGCATGGATGCGCAGGGCTGGACCACAACGGCGACCTTTGGTTCGTGGACTGGTGGAGCGGCCAAGAGGATCCGGACACTTGGATCAAGGCGTGGCTGGCGATGATCCGGCGCAACAAGCCCCTGGCCGCCTTCGAGGAAAAGGGCGTCATCCTCCGAGCGGTGGACGCCTCGATTAACAAGGCGATGCGCGAGGCTGACACCTACGTGGCCCGCATGCCATTGGCGAGCGCGGGCAATAAGGCCAGCCGGGCACTTGGCTTCGCTGCCCGAGCCGCAGCCGGCACCGTGTGGGTTCCCAACACCGATTGGGGGGATCGCCTCGTCAACCAGCTCTGTGCCTTCAACGGCCAGGATGGGCGGCGAGACGACATGGTGGACGTGTGCAGCTTGCTGGCGCGCGGTCTGGACGACATGACTGACGCCCGGCCGGCGGCTCCGCCGAAGAAGGATCCACCTAAGCCATTCACCCGCCAGTGGTTCAACGAGGTAGACCGCCTCAACAGCCCAGACCCCGAGGCGAACGCGCGCTATTACCGTTGACGCGATCTGGCAGCCTACCAGGCTGCTGAAATGACTGACCCGACCGCACCGGTAGACCAGACGCCGGCACTGCCGCCTGCCCAGCCTGATCCCATGAAGATGCAGGCGCGCGAGGAGGCCGACGTAAAGCGGTGGCTGGATCGGTACGAGGCAGTTGGCACATTCGACGAAGAAGCCCGCAAGCAGTACGCCAAGGACCGCCGCTACGCGCGAGGCGACTCGGGGTTTGAGGTCGACGCCAACCTGATCGGCACGAACATCGACATTCTGGAGGCGCACCTGTATGCGCGTGATCCTGATTTCGATGTCGTGCCGGGTCGGGCCATGCGCCCGCCAGATGCGATTGCCCTGCGCGACGCGCTCGACGACCAGCTGCAGGGGAGCCCCGAGGCAATCCAGGCTGGTGCTCAGGCCGCGGCTCAGGCGGTCGCAATGGGCGCACCTCCTGATCAGGCTATGATCGCCGGCCAGGCGGCCCAACAGGCCTACATCCAGCAGCAGATCAGCCAGCAGCTGACCGACATGCGCAAGGCGTACATGCGCCGGCAGCGGGACATCAAGGCGTTCGCTGAGTCGCTGGAGATCGTGGGCGAGCGCATGTGGGAGGACGCCCAGCTCAAGCGCCGTGGTCGCCCGCTGGTGCGTTCAGGTCTGACAGTCGGGCTTGGCGTCATCAAGGCAAGCTGGCAGGAGCGCACTGCGCCGAGCCCTGAGACGCAGAAGCAGATCAACGACCTTCAGGAGAACCTGGCACGTGCAAGGGCGCTGCAGCAGCAGCTGATCGACGGATCGCCCGGCTTGGTCACCCGTGCCTGGGATTTCGCCAAGGGCGTGTTCGGTGACGATCAGGAGGCCACGGTTGTCGAGTTGGAGCGCCAGCTCCAGGCTATCCGGTCCCAAGCTGACCCGGTCGTGGCGCGCGGTTTCGTCGTCGACAACGTGCAGCCGGAGAACTTCCGTGTGGCGCTGGGCTTCACCATCGCCAACCATCTGGATGCGCCGTGGTGTGGCGACCACTTCTACCTGGACTTCGATGCGGCGCTGGCAGCTTTCGGCCCCCGGCTGGCGCAGTTCGACAACGAGGGCAGGGCAGAGCGTGTTCTCGGCCAGGCCACGAGCTACACGCCACGCAAGCCGGTCATGGTACAGACCGACTCTGGCTCGCTGACCACCCCGGAAGCCACTGAGGCCGATGCCTTCGAGAAGGGCAGCACGGCCAAGACGCCGAAATTCGTCCGGGTCATAGAGATTTGGGACGCCACAAGCAGCACGGTCCTGACCGCGATCGAGGGCCTGAGGTTCTGGGCCAAGGATCCGTGGACGCCCGTCAGCACGACCCGGTTCTACCCCTACTTCGTGTTCACCACCAGCGAGGTGGACGGTCAGCGTCACCCGCAATCGCTCGTCACGCGCACCATGAAGCTGGTGGACGAGTACAACCGGATCGGCTCGGCTGAAGCGGAGCACCGGCGGCGCATCCGGCCCAAGATGATGTTCGCGGCTGGACAGCTAGCGGAGCCGACGGTTACGAAACTGGCTAAGGGTGTGACGCAGGAGATGGTGGCTGTTGAGGTCACCAATCCCCAAACGCCTTTGGCCAACCTGTTCTATCCAGTCCCCTACGCTCAGATCGACCCAGCGCTGTACGACCGGCAGCGGATCATCAACGAGATCGAGCGCATCTGGGGCGTGCAGGAGGCCTTGGCCGGCGCTGTGACTCAGGGCAAGACTGCAACCGAAGCTGACATCCAGCAGCAGGGATTCCAGGCGCGCACTGGCGCTAGGCGCGACCAGCTGGAGAGCATGCTGTCGGACCTGGCGCGCTATACCTGCGAGGTGTGCTGGGCCTATCTGACCGTCGAGGACGTGCAGGCCATCGTCGGTCCGAATGCGTTCTGGCCACCGTACACAAAGCCGGGCGATCTGGGGCAGTTTGTCACCGTGAGCATCCGCGCCGGCTCGTCTGGCAAGCCGAACACCGCGCTGGAGCGTCAGGCATGGTCCACCCTCCTACCAATGCTCCAGCAGGGCATTGCCCAAATCGGACAGCTGCGTCAGGCCTCGCCGGCCAGCATCGCTGATTCGCTGGAGCAGCTGCTCAGGATCACGGCTGAGCGCAGCGGCGAACGCTTCGACATCGACCAACTCATTCCGCAGGGCGACAGCGACCCGTCTGCGCCTCCGGCTATGGGCATGCAGCCGAGCCCAATTCCGGGCGTGCCAAGCGCCCAAGCCGCCGTCCCCGCGCAACCCATGGCGCAGAACCCTGCGCCCCCTCAACCCGCCCCCCTCTGACCAGGAGCACCCATGGACCCCGAGAACAACACCCCGCCGGCAGACTCTACGCCGCCCGCCGAACAGACGCCCCTTGAGGCCTTCGACGCCGGCATGGCCGCGGCTGAGCCCTCGATCGACGAGCTCGCCCCGGCGCCCGCTCAGGCCCAGGCCGAGCCCCCGCCAGGCACCGTTGAGGCGAACGAAGCCGCTGCCGCTGCAGCATCGGCGCCGCCCGCCGCCGAGGGCCAACCCCCGGCCGATCCTCCCGCGGCTGACGACACCGCTGCCGAAGTCCAGGCGCTCGGCCTGAAGGACAAGGCCGCTGACCGTTTCCGTGAACTCTCCGAAGAACGCAAGACCATGGCGCCCTTCCGTGAGGCGCTGGACAAGGCGGGCATCAAGGACGCCGCCGAGCTGCCCAAGCTGGTCGAGCGCGCCAAGGTCGGCGAGGACATGGTCAACATGGTCATGGAGACCGGCGCTTCGCCTGAGCAGTACGGCAAGACGCTGGATTACCTTGGGTTGCTGGGGCGCTTGGGCAAGGGCGATACCGCGGCTGGCGAGGAGGCCTGGAAGCTCATGCAGGGCGAGTTGGCCGCGCTGGCTCAGCTGCTGGGCCGCGAGGCACCCGGCCACGATCCGCTGGACCAGCACCGAGATTTGGCTGATCTGGTCACCGCAGGTGAGATGCCGAGGGAGCGGGCCTTGGAAGTCGCCCAGCTTCGCGCCCAGCAGGCCGTGCAAGGGCAGGGATTCCGTCTCCAGCAGGAGCAGCAGGCCGCACAGGCCGCCGAACAGCAGGGCCGCACGTGGCTCCAGCAGTTCGACGCCACCATGGGCGCAAGCGATCCGAACTACGCCGCAAAGCGGCCGATGCTCAATGCGCTGGTGGCCAACATTCGTCAGACCGTGCCTCCCTCGCAGTGGCCCCAGGCCGTGCAGGCTGCGTATGCGTCAATTCCTTCATTCCCAGCTCCTGCGGCGTCCGCCTCAGCCGCGCCGGCTCAGCCCGCGAAGCCGCCGCCGGGCCCGATGCGGCCCTCCGGCCCGCAGCCGTCCATGCTGCCGGACAACGCCAGTCCGATGGAGGCGCTTGACTTCGGCATGCGCCAGGCAGGTTGATCAGAAAGAGCCCGGCGAGCCGGGCTCTCCTTTTTACCGTTGACGCCCCTTGACAGGGGCATAGCGTGGTCATGTCGCCCGCAGGCGACACCACGCAAGCAGTACGCCGGAGTCGCGCCCGGCAGGGCCGCAAGAGGGTTCGCCCGCCTCGATGCCGTGGATGGAAGTCACCCCATTCCCCTCATTCGAGAGCACGACCATGCCTTTTACCGCCGCTCAGATCGCTCAGGGTGCGAACTACACCCTGGAGACGTTCCGCCGCAACGCCCCGATTGACAACATCAACATCAACCATGTCCTGCTGAAGTGGTTCATGGACAACAAGGCCGTGTCCGTCTTCGGCAACGGCTTCTACAACGAATCGGTGTTCGTCTCGAACGACTCGAACTACCAGAACTATTTCGGCGCAGACCAGGTCACCTACAACTCGCGCGACCCTGTCCGCCAGGCGAAGTACACCTACGCCAACTATCACGACGGCTTCTGGTTCGACGAGGACCGCCTGAAGGCCAACAACATCGTGA
The window above is part of the Pseudoxanthomonas sp. X-1 genome. Proteins encoded here:
- a CDS encoding DUF968 domain-containing protein, translated to MIRDLLNLPKLRSEPYLEWVRSLPCCGCGIVGRNHAHHSIADRHGSSKHSDLAAMPLCPACHACLHAGWPDWEDEYGAQWLHVFRTLDRAASMGVLTVDAKAARELS
- a CDS encoding PBSX family phage terminase large subunit, producing MAPSLRPQVNLQLPVKLLPILQPKRFKVMHGGRGGAKSHTVAQVLLMMSMQRQLRILCVREVQKSLKESSMQVLKDYIGRLGLESYFEVLKTEIRCLTTGSTFSFSGLKDHTADSIKSWEGADIVWVEEAHSVTARSWNILIPTIRKAGSEVWITFNPDQEDDYVYDRFIKQQDQNAWVCEINWRDNPWFGSEMDEERRTLQAINDDLYQHVWEGRCRSVAGLLFKRPWLKRFDLASQPETLNKYIASDYAGGPDPNNPDSDPDYTEHGCAGLDHNGDLWFVDWWSGQEDPDTWIKAWLAMIRRNKPLAAFEEKGVILRAVDASINKAMREADTYVARMPLASAGNKASRALGFAARAAAGTVWVPNTDWGDRLVNQLCAFNGQDGRRDDMVDVCSLLARGLDDMTDARPAAPPKKDPPKPFTRQWFNEVDRLNSPDPEANARYYR
- a CDS encoding DUF1064 domain-containing protein — translated: MNKTEAAYAASLELRKAAGEVAWYRFEGVKLRLADNTFYTPDFAVMLADGRMQMHEVKGFWQDDARAKIKIAAEMYPFDFLAVKATAKRDGGGWAVEHF
- a CDS encoding phosphohydrolase — translated: MSIVERAKELAHRAHAGQVDKAGKPYIEHVARVAARVREDRMCANEDCNGRGEVVDWGSVGCGDPSCCSPWRSPCPDCEVAEAAAWLHDVIEDAACDEQSRIGHHVEDNFPVTVVNAVLALTKFEGYPESNYYADIREDEIAMRVKLADIADNSDEARLALLDKQTADRLRKKYRKALRELGVSVP